CATGTGCTACCTGGCGTGTTCCCATAGGGGCAAGGCTAATAATTTCAGAGTGGTCAAGTCAGTGAAGGAGAATCTTGGTAGTGAAACTACTGTAATAAAGTGGACTCTCCCCCTCCTATAGTCAGGGGAGGAGTAGAGTTCATTTTACTACAgtagttcatctttttttttaaagaaggaaaaatatgggacttctgtggtggtccagtggctaaaatgctgtgttcccaatgcagggggcctgcattcagggacctgggttcgattcctggttggggaagtaagatcccacatgctgtagctaAAAcgaaaaaagatcctgcatgctgcagctacaacccagtgcagccagataaataaataaaagtattttttgaaaaaaaaaaaaaaaaaggaaggaaaaatattaacataaaggCCACATTCCAGCCTCCATATAAAGCATAAGTGGTCCTGCATCAAACAGCTCTGGTTAGATCCTGATTTCATTACTTATaactatgtgatcttgggcaacttTCTGAACCTCTCAGTGCTTCAAAAACTGAATTAGGATGGTAATACCTAAttgtggctcaaacagtaaagaatctgcctgcaatgcaggagacctgggttcaatgcctgggtcaggaagatcccctgaaggaggaaatggcaactcactccagtgttcttgcctggaaaatcacctggacagaaaagcctgacaggctacagtccatggtgttgcaaagagtcagacacaacggagcaactaacacacctAATCCACAGCATTATTGAAAAGatttaagtgaaataatatatGGGAGTTATATGGTCATAATAAGTACTGATAAATAAGGGAAGTATTCCAGGGAAGCAGTTCTGCACATACTGCCTAGACATCTTTACAATTTTGTTACaggtttttttcctatttaattattaattcaaataatatttatccatttccttctattaagaaaaggtggatctggaaaaaaaaaggaagcattacttttttaaaaagagttcataGAAACCCCCATTATTATCCTACGGTGTTTTTATTTGATGATAACATATTGTAAAGTCTCCTCTAAGACACATTAATTTCTCTGAACAGTGACAGAAAACCTGcagtcttttatttcttccttgatgTGGTATCATTTTACTGCCATCAAGTTTTCAACTTAATGGCTCCGTGGTGGAGAtctagatataatttttttttctttcttaatgatgAAGTATAATGTGCTATTAGGTGAAACAGAAGAAGAGGACTCTGCACCCCTGCCAACAGTTAGCTCAAGAACAGAAATAGCTCTTCTAGGCAGACAGACAtatgggcaggaggagagagtgaTTAACAAATCTTTAGGTCAGTCTCTCCAATAGAGGCATTacttttgattttcaaaatagTATGAGTTATGCAAGATCATTAGCCTTTAGCTAGGGAAAAAACACTGGGTTGTGGGCTTCAGTGTCAGAGGGTAGGAATTCACTTTTTTATCTCTTGGCATTTGATTACAAAGTACAATAAAATGGAACATTTACTGGGGGTTTACTGGGTGCCAGATATCATGCCAAGCACttacatctcatttaattctcccaatAGTCTATGAAGTACTTACTGTGTCCTTATCCTTAATTTACCAATAGAAGGAAATGAAGCTTAAGAGAGGTTCaggaacttgctcaaggtcacataatTAGTAAACAGAGTGATAAGACTTAAACCTATATTCATGCTTTTAACTGCTTCATATTACCAGCCCTGAGTGCTCAGGAACCAAACTGTATTTGTATCTTTGTCACTGGTCTCACGCGTTGTTATCAAGATCAtgctttatgtaaaatattatgctaggagtgaaataattttttcaactttttctttgTTCAGCCCCTAAATTGTTGTAACTTAAGTTGGCTCTACTCCTAGTTCttcaatttttccatttataataaaTGCACCGTGATATTTTCTGCTTTGCTCACAGAAATGCATAACACAATGGGAGCGTAAGTGTACACACAGGAGGCATGCCAGGCTAGCGTAAGCTGGTATATGTGGGGGAGCGGGGGAAACTGCCAGTGAGTGCTGTGTGTCCCCTAACCCCCAGGGTTCACCCCATCTAAGAAGAGCAATGAGAGTGGGGAAAGGGTATGTTAAACTTTGCATATGGAATCCTCTTTCTGGCTTCCTGTGATCTTTTCTGATGCGCAAAAATGGATGGACTggcggaggtggggtggggtggtgggagatGCCCTTGATGCTGTTCAGGGGCCATCACTAATTCTCTTCTTTtgctcatggagaaggaaaaaggctCCAGCATCCAACACAGAGGCCTCTTTTTACCACATGACTGGAAATGTGAGAGCTGTCTGCACAGGAGGAGAAATGAACACTATAAATTATTTGCAAAGTATTTCAGAAGTGAGCAGTGAGATAAAtatattaatgcaaatatatgACATTGTTGGTGGCTAGTGGCTCAGTTGACTTAGgccataagaattttaaaatattatacttaGCACGCTGCTGACCTCGTCTTCTTCGTGCAGCCCTCACCACTGTCTGGAGAACTTTCTTTCCCCTGGGCACAATGGCAACTCTTAAGGACAAACTGATTGCACCAGTTGCCGAAGAAGAGGGAACAACCCCAAACAATAAGATCACTGTAGTGGGTGTTGGACAAGTTGGTATGGCATGTGCCATCAGCATTCTGGGAAAGTCCCTGACTGATGAGCTTGCTCTTGTGGATGTTTTGGAAGATAAACTCAAGGGAGAAATGATGGACCTGCAGCATGGGAGCTTATTCCTTCAGACACCAAAAATTGTGGCAGACAAAGATTACTCTGTCACTGCCAATTCCAAGATCGTGGTGGTAACTGCAGGAGTTCGCCAGCAGGAGGGGGAGAGTCGCCTGAATTTGGTGCAAAGGAACGTTAACGTCTTCAAGTTCATCATTCCTCAGATTGTCAAGTACAGTCCTGACTGCATCATCATTGTGGTTTCCAACCCAGTGGATATTCTCACATACGTTACCTGGAAACTAAGTGGATTACCCAAGCACCGTGTGATTGGGAGTGGATGTAATCTGGATTCTGCTAGATTTCGCTATCTTATGGCTGAAAAACTTGGCATTCATCCCAGCAGCTGCCATGGATGGATTTTGGGAGAACATGGCGACTCAAGCGTGGCTGTTTGGAGCGGAGTGAATGTGGCAGGCGTTTCtctccaggaattgaatccagaaATGGGAACAGACAATGATAGTGAAAATTGGAAGGAAGTGCATAAGATGGTGGTTGAGAGTGCCTATGAAGTCATCAAGCTAAAAGGATATACCAACTGGGCTATTGGATTAAGTGTGGCTGATCTTATTGAATCCATGTTGAAAAATCTATCCAGGATTCACCCAGTGTCAACAATGGTGAAGGGCATGTATGGCATTGAGAATGAAGTCTTCCTGAGCCTTCCATGTGTGCTGAATGCTCGGGGGTTAACCAGCGTTATCAACCAGAAGCTGAAGGATGAAGAGGTTGCCCAACTCAAGAAGAGTGCAGATACCCTCTGGGGCATCCAGAAGGACCTAAAGGACCTGTGACTTCTGGCTGCGAGGCTGTAGAAACTTAAAACTACGATTTGATTAACCACAAGCCTTTAGTTTGCGTCCATGTACATGGAGCACAGTTCGCTTTTGTCTTCCTAAGTCTGAATCTGGGCTCCCAGAATCAAAGCCCATGCTTGCTATTAAAGCTTGCAAGATGAGTCcttgaacaaataaaataaaccacCTAGcgtagtgtgaaaaaaaaaaaaaatattatacttaGACAAGAAGTAGTCCTCATACTTTGCATATCATGCATCCCCAGctataaaaaaattaagcatgCACTCTTACTGTACATACATTTGTTGATAAATGATACATAGATAATGATATTAATGTATTGGgcatattaaaatgtaaagaaatagagattagaaaaagagatcataaaatataaagttataatATTTTCCTTCAGATCATCTAGCATACACTTTGAAGCCCAGAGGGTAAGCCcagaggttctcaaactttaatgtgcatttGAATCACTTAAAAGGCTTATTAAACCACAGAAAGCTGGGCTTCATCCCTAGAGGCTGGGTTTGGGCCTGATCACTTGATTTCTAATAAGTTCCCAGCTGATCCAGGaaacacactttgagaagcaaCGGGTTAACCTAAGACAGCCTTACTCCTTAGGGAAGGTATCCAGTGTCcaaagaaaagaagcaataatGATGGTGGCCAATGGTAAGGCTGATATTCAAAGCAGATGACCCTATAGGGCACCCCCAAATCATAACATTCAGCCATGGAGCTGATTCCATTAAGCCAAAGAGTAGCTTCCATAAACATCCAAGTACATTCCAAgcccacagaaagaaaaatgttttcagataATATTCCAGATACACATTAAGGAATCCAAACCCACACCTTAGCTCAAAGTTAAGCAGATGGAAGACCATGGGAGGTCCCAGGACTGCACCCCACATGGCAAGCACCCCTGAGAAGCCAAACATGGCTTGGCAGATTCTTCTGAGAGGCCTCCTGGAGGGTGTGCATTCAAGTTGCAAATCCTATTTGGTTGGCTCTCCAGGTTTTACTGGGCAAGGTTTTgtcctaattttaaaaacatcctgTTTTAAAAGTTTGGCTTCATTTtggccttctttcatttcttatcttTGAACTCACGTTGCAACACTCAATATGAACTGACATTTTATCGCAAATCAAAGGAAATGCAGCGACACCGACTTTACAAATTAGTGTATGAGTTAGTGAAGCACTCAAATGCTGAGACGACTGGAAAGTGATACAGTTCTGAGCAAGGGCAAGGAGGATAACCTCTGCCTCTTGCTCATTTGGAAGCTAGTAGGAAAGGTAGGGAACACACAAAAGTATGTTCCAGCTCACATCACTAATATCCCAGAGATTCATTACAGCAACCCAACATGCCCACGGCTGATGAAAACTGCTCGAAAGACATGAAGCTGCagcatggactggggcctgcagTCTCAGTACGAAGTAAAAATACAGCTCCTATCTGTCCTCACAAAAGGTAAAAATCCTGGTTGTGCTCTCTGGACCTATGGCAAAGAGCACTTGCATGAGGGTGGGGAACATTTCTCAGTGGAGTGTATCAGGGAAACTGGAAATCCAGGCAGGAAATGGAAGAGTAATAGAAGCCTGGCTGACATGAAgacagagggaaaggaccagAGGGGACAACTCTGGAGACTTAACTACCTTCCACTGGTGGAAGGTTATGCGTGCTGGCTGTTAAAGAGGCAGTGAAACGTGGAATACAGTCCATTCTTTCCCAGGGGTTTGGGTGGACAGGAATTaacttctatttaatttttacatgaccatttctctctgtcttggttttgctttttatagACACTGCTGGTCCTCTTTGTAAAGAATGTTATTCCCTTCCCAAGTTGATAAGTTTGACTAGTGTGTGCTTAAGTTATATTTCTAAACATGAATATGTGAAGTCTCTGAGTGATATACATACATTCATCTCCCTTTACTGTGAATTATGAAAGGCAATTTCTGCTGCAGTTTAAACATGTCTAATTAAGGATACAAATCTTgaaatgtttatgtttttttcaCCATTCTATCCTTGCttcttacatacacacacacaggcacacacagagttTTCAGGGCAGGCATGCAGTGTTCTACCAGAAAGGAACAATGTCAAAAATAATagcaagaataaagaaaaggaatcaCTCAGTCTACATGGAACCAAGACGAAGACTTAGAAAACAGAGTCAGAAGTTGTAGGGCAATTTCCCCAAGCATCAagcaatattatatttgtttgctctttgaaaatgagaaaacagtatTATGACAATGTTAAAATCGTTTTTAGATGAAAAACAAATTATTCTCAAATCCCACATCTTACTGTATCTAACTTAACTTTTATGACAAATTTTCCAAACGTTGACTATCTAGATTTTTGCTTTTACTCGTTTAAAATAATTGTAGGCCAATTTGTACTCCCTTCTTTTTTCAACTTATcattttatcataaatattttctcatgttaaATAATTTCAACACagtaatgaggaaaaaaaattgagtaggaaactcacagaagaggaaatacaAAAGGATAATAAACCCTTTAAAAGTCCTCAACCTTATTAGTAATCAGGAAAATGCTAATTTAAATCAGTGAGCTCTATTAATTCATACCCATTAGATAGAAAAATAGAAGTCTGAAAATACCAAGTGTTTAAGAGGAATTGGAGCAGTGTAGCAAGTAGCAATGGGAGGCTCATTGGAGAATAATTCGAAGCATCAAGGGAAGTGTTACATATTCAACTAAGCATCAGTTCTCCTCCTATGTCTGTCTTCTAGAGTGGCATTGTTCTGCAGAACTTCCTGCAATGATGGAAATAGTCTTCTGCGCCGAGTGGGGTGGTAGCCATTGAGTTCATGTGGCTTCCGAGCCCCTGTAGTAGATTAGTGtggctgaggaactgaatttttaattttttaaaaatgttattgatgcataattgatttacagtgtattaatttctgctttacagcaaagtgattcaattataccacatatacattctttttcacattcttttccaggatattgaatacagttccctgtgctatacattaggaccttgttgtttatccattctatatacaatagttgacatctgctaatcccaaactcccaacccttcctgaatttttaattaattatgtaAATCTAAATTTCTCTGCTTCCAGCATTATTAGAAGCATACCAATTTCACCACTGAACTACCAGAACTGGATATAATAATTTTTTGACATTTTGCGAATTTACAGTGTGCAAAACTCTATATATCATTTTACCATGTGCTTTTTCAACTATTATATTAGCAGAGttgaatattttcctttgtttttgcttatTGCAATTGTGTGTTTATGCCCTTTGCCTGTTTTTGGCTGAAGTCTTTGCTATAAATCCCATGCAATATGTTTCATTTCTTCTGGCCACAGTTCCTAgtaaatttatatattctttttttttttttctattttgtatctcCTAGAATTTCAGTATGatttttccattgtatttttaaataagtattaaaatatttctgcatTTTTACTTAGTTTCTTGTTTAAGGTTTTACACAACTTTAGTTAAAATTAACAGATTCAACTGTATAAAACTAGTATTAAAACAAAGAGgcaaaagacaaatatatttgtataaaatatgaagcTCATTCAATTCATGAGGAAACAATCCACTGATAGGtgtagcaagatttttttttgcttatttctgaGTATCTATTATGTgctagaaaacattttatttcattagcaTCTGGCCTCAGTTTTTGTTGTGGAGAAACCTGCTTTCAGCTTAACTGTAGTTCCTCTGTAGATAATGTCTTCTCTTACTGGTTGCTCTTAAGGTCTTCCTTTTTCCATGGGATCCTATGGTATCATTCCAATCTATTTCCTCTTCCTAATACTTCTACTAGAAATATATTGGGCCATCTCATTCTAGCCTTAAATCTTCTTAACactcttttatattttctgtacTTTTCTCTGTTGCATTCTTGTCATTTTCCTTAGATCCTCTCTGCTTATCTCTTTTTAGCTGTATATCATCTATCCATTAGGTTTTCATTTTGAGGATCATATCTTTCATTTCTGGAATGATTTCTTTCCCAAATATACTCAGTCTTTCTACATACCCTCTTTTGTCccatgttttaaatttctttttgtacCTTTAATGATTTAAGACATGCTTACTCTAAGTCATTATCAGATAATGCTATTAACTAAAGTTCTTGGAGAGTTAAAATCCTactgtttatttttcatgttactCTCACCTTTGTGAGGTTCTTTGTGTCTTACAATGTAAACCTGTGATCTCATTTTCCATAGGACTTTGTAGATTCCTGAGAAATATTGCTTTTGGACTACAACAGTAGTGTAAAATGTGGTTATAATTTCTTAGGAAAACAAGTCAAGTAAACATCTTTTTGTTTTGGTGGTACATTTTCCCTGGCCTACCTTTTCACTAAACATGTAGTCCTTTGAATATTTCGGTTTTTATCAGAATCCCAATAGGAAGCAAATGGATGGTTTGAGAAGCATTTATTTGCAAAGGATTGATTAAAATAAAGAGGTGTGGGTGGTAAGTGGGAACTTAAGGCTGACTGCAGAGCACCACTCGTCAGCCCTAAGTCATGAGAGGAGAGAGTGGTATCGCGCAGCTTCCTTGAATGGAACAGTGACTTGGTTTTAGGGGACATAGCCAGTTCAAAAGGACCTCACAGGAAGGGGAACAGGAGAATAGATACCTTGATTTCACCTTTCTCCAGGTTTTTGCCAGAGTTCCCTGTTGACTAAGCTCAACCCGAAGACACAGAGTAAGGGAGCCAGTGATACAGGGTGGGAAAGGGAAAAGAGTGAATCTGGAGGATCAAAGAGTAGACTTTCAGCTCATGACTTTCTAGGTGGATATCTCATTTCTAATTCTTGTCCCCGTAAAACCATCAAACTGCAAGCTCCTTGATAATGGAACTAGCAAACTCCCCCAGGAAACCCATCAGATCAGTCCATACTACCTACCACCCCACTTGTaattctttcttcactttttgaCCCTGGAGATTTCTCTGACTTTCTTGTGATCTCAGATATTTAAAAGGGTGtttgtaatattttaaacatCTTATCTGAAGTTTTAGAGTTGTCTAGTCCTGTGTGAGAAACTTTGTGTTTTCTAACACAGAAGATACAAATTATCTCACCCAATCTTATATATATTCTCtgtcattattaacattttaaagatgaagaaaccaagtttGGGTTACTTTCTCAGAGGTCATAGAACTACTAAGCTTGAGACTAGAACACTGCCTCCAAAATCCAGGCTCTTTCTATGACAGGAAACATTGGATACAGGTGTGCTGTGTGGCTGCTGTTTTGAAAACAGGAAGAAGGGAGggtgggaaagagagaggaaggaaggaaggtttaTAAATTCAGCTAATACAGGTCATCTGTAAGATTAACTGCGAAGCTTCAAAAAGAGaa
The sequence above is a segment of the Cervus elaphus chromosome 25, mCerEla1.1, whole genome shotgun sequence genome. Coding sequences within it:
- the LOC122683774 gene encoding L-lactate dehydrogenase B chain, with protein sequence MATLKDKLIAPVAEEEGTTPNNKITVVGVGQVGMACAISILGKSLTDELALVDVLEDKLKGEMMDLQHGSLFLQTPKIVADKDYSVTANSKIVVVTAGVRQQEGESRLNLVQRNVNVFKFIIPQIVKYSPDCIIIVVSNPVDILTYVTWKLSGLPKHRVIGSGCNLDSARFRYLMAEKLGIHPSSCHGWILGEHGDSSVAVWSGVNVAGVSLQELNPEMGTDNDSENWKEVHKMVVESAYEVIKLKGYTNWAIGLSVADLIESMLKNLSRIHPVSTMVKGMYGIENEVFLSLPCVLNARGLTSVINQKLKDEEVAQLKKSADTLWGIQKDLKDL